A single Microbacterium protaetiae DNA region contains:
- a CDS encoding cyclase family protein, with the protein MTSPRPRFVDLSHTLREGIVTLPGIPAPTIAPLVRRGEGHYAPGTSFSMDVFTIAGNTGTYLDTAWHRFEGGDDLAALDLATLVDLPTEVFDVRDAPDRGIPADVFTDRDLQGKAVLLHTGWDRHFNTPAYSENAPYLTREGVEYLVSQGVALVGIDSQNIDDTSPAAAGERPAHSTFLARGIHVVEHLTNLGELPDSGALFTAVPPKFEGTGTFTVRAFAKVPV; encoded by the coding sequence ATGACCTCGCCCCGCCCACGCTTCGTCGATCTCAGCCACACCCTGCGCGAAGGGATCGTGACGCTCCCGGGCATTCCCGCCCCGACGATTGCGCCGCTGGTGCGCCGCGGCGAAGGCCACTACGCGCCGGGCACGAGCTTCTCGATGGACGTCTTCACCATCGCCGGCAACACCGGCACCTACCTCGACACTGCCTGGCACCGCTTCGAAGGGGGCGACGATCTGGCCGCCCTCGACCTGGCCACGCTCGTCGACCTGCCCACCGAGGTGTTCGACGTGCGCGATGCGCCCGACCGCGGCATCCCCGCCGATGTGTTCACCGACCGCGATCTGCAGGGCAAGGCAGTGCTCCTGCACACCGGGTGGGACCGGCACTTCAACACTCCCGCCTACAGCGAGAACGCGCCGTACCTCACTCGCGAAGGCGTCGAGTATCTCGTCTCGCAGGGCGTGGCCCTGGTCGGCATCGACTCCCAGAACATCGACGACACCTCGCCCGCGGCGGCCGGAGAGCGCCCCGCGCACTCGACGTTCCTGGCCCGCGGCATCCACGTCGTCGAACACCTGACCAATCTCGGCGAACTGCCCGACAGCGGCGCGCTGTTCACGGCGGTGCCGCCGAAGTTCGAGGGCACCGGCACCTTCACGGTGCGGGCGTTCGCAAAGGTGCCGGTGTGA
- the pepN gene encoding aminopeptidase N: MTELPRPANENLTRDEAAGRSLIVRTHDYTVDIDFSRAADPAVDTYPVRTRVTFDAEAGASTFLDYLGARVTSITLNGRELDAAAAVDGARIALAPLAEANEVVIESESIYSRSGEGVHRFVDPADGATYLYSQNEPVDCRRIYPCFDQPDLKARFHVTITADASWHVASNGALLAEHPVAEGVSRREFAVTEPMSTYITTFLAGPYALWHDEYAGRTASGIEITIPLGLACRTSLADSLDSDELFEITKRGLDWFHRHFDVAYPWGKYDQVFVPEYNLGAMENPGLVTFTERYVFTSPATEAQREQRANTMLHEMCHMWFGDLVTMVWWDDLWLKESFADYVGTLAVDEATEYTTAWTTFASRRKAWAYRQDQYPTTHPIVADIVDLEAADQNFDGITYAKGASVLKQLSAYVGQDTFLTAARAYFAKHAWGNTTLDDFLDALGEASGRDMRQWAHAWLETAGVNRLRVSTSVSDGVITSATLHQDGIDPRTGDPVLRPHVVRIGVYAPAEDGPAEFEAAHAVRISGASIDVPELVGAAGDRVLLPNDGDLTYAKIVQDPHSLEVVLDAGLDDELARATALAGAWNTVRDGELPAERFVDGVVAGEYLIDDTGVLANVLAQATAALAAYTTADTRQRLLARWVAFLMDAVVEDPSPSDRRTVLLRTLFAALGEARSPVPPVLEVVRSWIDDSNFALGEELTWSAWVVLSAHARVDEASLRAAQAAAPTAVSAVGLTRALAARPDAAVKDAAREAAYSGRAADGTVLSNDQLQATIDGLGIDPAGVGAGHEAEYWQRIEDVWAAQSQGQSTRVVTGLFPADAELADGDQARHPFVVAAQEWLSSRGNAPAALRRIVIEQLDDLQRRLRAQAASAA; encoded by the coding sequence ATGACCGAGCTTCCCCGCCCCGCCAACGAGAACCTCACCCGCGATGAAGCGGCCGGCAGATCTCTCATCGTGCGCACACACGACTACACCGTTGACATCGACTTCTCGCGGGCGGCCGACCCCGCCGTCGACACCTACCCGGTGCGCACCCGGGTCACCTTCGACGCCGAGGCAGGGGCATCCACTTTTCTCGACTACCTCGGGGCGCGCGTCACATCGATCACGCTGAACGGGCGGGAACTGGATGCCGCGGCCGCCGTCGACGGCGCGCGCATCGCGCTCGCACCCCTGGCCGAAGCCAACGAGGTCGTCATCGAATCGGAGTCGATATATTCGCGGTCGGGGGAGGGCGTGCACCGGTTCGTCGACCCCGCCGACGGCGCGACCTACCTGTACTCGCAGAACGAGCCCGTCGACTGCCGGCGCATCTACCCGTGCTTCGACCAGCCCGATCTGAAGGCGCGGTTCCATGTGACGATCACCGCCGACGCCTCGTGGCACGTCGCCTCCAACGGGGCACTGCTGGCCGAGCATCCCGTCGCCGAAGGCGTGAGCCGCCGCGAGTTCGCGGTGACCGAACCGATGTCGACGTACATCACGACGTTCCTGGCCGGGCCCTACGCGCTCTGGCACGACGAATACGCCGGGCGCACGGCATCGGGTATCGAGATCACCATTCCACTCGGACTCGCGTGCCGCACGTCGCTGGCGGACAGCTTGGACTCTGACGAGCTGTTCGAGATCACCAAGCGCGGGCTGGACTGGTTCCACCGGCACTTCGACGTCGCCTACCCGTGGGGCAAATACGACCAGGTGTTCGTGCCCGAATACAACCTCGGGGCGATGGAGAACCCGGGTCTGGTCACCTTCACCGAGCGGTACGTGTTCACCTCTCCCGCCACCGAGGCCCAGCGCGAGCAGCGGGCGAACACGATGCTGCACGAGATGTGCCATATGTGGTTCGGCGATCTCGTGACCATGGTCTGGTGGGACGACCTGTGGCTCAAGGAGTCGTTCGCCGATTATGTGGGGACGCTTGCCGTCGATGAGGCGACCGAGTACACGACCGCGTGGACGACGTTCGCATCGCGGCGCAAGGCCTGGGCCTACCGGCAGGACCAGTACCCGACGACGCATCCGATCGTGGCCGACATCGTCGATCTGGAGGCGGCCGACCAGAACTTCGACGGCATCACGTACGCGAAGGGCGCATCGGTGCTCAAACAGCTGTCGGCGTATGTCGGGCAAGACACGTTCCTGACCGCCGCACGCGCCTACTTCGCCAAGCACGCGTGGGGCAACACGACGCTCGACGACTTCCTCGATGCGCTGGGTGAGGCATCCGGTCGCGACATGCGCCAGTGGGCGCACGCGTGGCTCGAGACCGCTGGCGTGAACCGGTTGCGCGTGTCGACCTCCGTGTCGGACGGCGTCATCACCTCGGCGACGCTGCATCAGGATGGAATCGACCCGCGCACCGGTGACCCGGTGCTGCGCCCGCACGTGGTGCGCATCGGCGTCTACGCGCCGGCGGAGGATGGGCCCGCCGAGTTCGAGGCTGCGCATGCCGTGCGGATCTCGGGCGCCTCGATCGACGTGCCCGAGCTCGTCGGTGCGGCCGGCGATCGAGTCCTGCTGCCCAACGACGGCGACCTGACGTACGCGAAGATCGTGCAGGATCCCCACTCGCTGGAGGTGGTCCTGGATGCCGGGCTCGACGACGAGCTCGCCCGGGCGACGGCACTGGCCGGCGCGTGGAACACGGTGCGCGACGGCGAGCTGCCCGCCGAGCGCTTCGTCGACGGCGTCGTGGCAGGCGAGTACCTCATCGACGACACGGGCGTGCTGGCCAACGTTCTCGCTCAGGCGACGGCGGCGCTGGCCGCGTATACGACGGCCGATACGCGGCAGCGGCTGCTGGCACGATGGGTTGCTTTCCTGATGGATGCCGTGGTCGAAGACCCGTCGCCGTCGGACCGCCGCACCGTGCTGCTGCGCACGCTCTTCGCAGCCCTGGGCGAGGCGCGCTCGCCGGTGCCGCCGGTTCTCGAGGTCGTGCGCTCCTGGATCGACGACTCCAACTTCGCGCTCGGCGAGGAGCTCACCTGGAGTGCATGGGTGGTGCTGTCCGCGCACGCGCGCGTGGACGAGGCGTCGCTGCGGGCAGCGCAGGCGGCGGCGCCGACCGCGGTGTCGGCGGTGGGCCTGACGCGCGCGCTGGCCGCGCGGCCGGATGCGGCGGTGAAGGATGCCGCGCGCGAGGCCGCGTACTCGGGCCGGGCCGCCGACGGCACGGTGCTGTCCAACGACCAGCTTCAGGCCACGATCGATGGGCTGGGAATCGACCCCGCCGGTGTCGGCGCCGGGCACGAGGCCGAGTACTGGCAGCGCATCGAAGACGTGTGGGCGGCGCAGAGCCAGGGGCAGTCGACGCGGGTCGTGACGGGGCTGTTCCCCGCCGACGCCGAACTGGCCGACGGTGACCAGGCGCGGCATCCCTTCGTCGTCGCCGCGCAGGAGTGGCTGTCGTCACGCGGGAACGCGCCGGCCGCGCTGCGCCGCATCGTCATCGAGCAGCTCGACGATCTGCAGCGCCGGCTGCGCGCTCAGGCTGCCTCGGCGGCGTGA
- a CDS encoding DUF3054 domain-containing protein: MTRAVWSFVADIVIVLVFAIIGRASHGEHLDLGGIATTAWPFLAALLVGWAALFAWRAPTRPVRTGLPLWAVTLAGGMLLRVASAQGTALPFILVAGVFLLLTLVGWRVVAALLARRAHPTRSA, translated from the coding sequence ATGACACGCGCCGTCTGGTCGTTCGTGGCCGACATTGTCATCGTGCTGGTCTTCGCGATCATCGGCCGCGCCAGTCACGGCGAGCACCTCGATCTGGGCGGCATCGCCACGACCGCCTGGCCCTTCTTGGCAGCGCTGCTGGTCGGCTGGGCCGCCCTGTTCGCCTGGCGAGCGCCGACGCGCCCGGTGCGCACGGGCTTGCCGCTGTGGGCGGTGACGCTGGCGGGCGGGATGCTGCTGCGCGTGGCCAGCGCGCAGGGCACGGCGCTGCCGTTCATCCTCGTCGCCGGGGTGTTCTTGCTCCTGACCCTCGTAGGGTGGCGCGTGGTCGCCGCGCTCCTCGCGCGCCGCGCTCACCCCACCCGCAGCGCCTGA
- a CDS encoding HAD family acid phosphatase yields the protein MIRARRMAAAAATAALTLTLSVVGATSAQAFSPGHSPSHSSQTLAPRTHFTMAADGSSGLTQGGEGIPNIDVVKKTIATYYGDPGTGIANKDDSPYIDEMDGIVSQLEKKLPGWLRDAKRHHKTPAIVLDTDDTMLFTYDMEVGDMHFVYDPARQNEWVQQELFDTATPGMTSLVKKAQKLGFAIIGITGRSADQKAASIDNVNSVGYSGFTSENYYTKWASGQQPSYITCATSSCTTVEFKAGTRRHLEKDLGYDVVLNVGDQWSDLQGGYADHIQKLPNPTYYLPSADLPGVHEPQLSPRTHFTMKADGSSGLTQGGEGIPNIDSVKKTIAAYYGDTGDGIANKEHSPYISEMHALLRRQLPAIASECRTLARRHQNPAIVLDADDTTLFTYDMEVGDMHFVYSPAEQDIWVQNEEFAATPGMVSATKTLQRAGCTLVGLTGRNDDQKDATLGNLSAVHYRGFTSENYYTKWTGVGASQQPSYITCATAKCTTIEYKSQTRAHIQTRAGGHFHIVANFGDQFSDLIGGHADRAVKLPNPTYYLP from the coding sequence ATGATCCGTGCACGCCGAATGGCAGCCGCCGCCGCGACCGCCGCGCTGACCCTGACACTGTCTGTGGTCGGCGCGACCTCCGCGCAGGCGTTCTCACCGGGGCACTCCCCCTCTCACAGTTCGCAGACCCTTGCCCCGCGCACCCATTTCACGATGGCCGCCGACGGCTCGAGCGGACTCACACAGGGTGGTGAAGGCATCCCGAACATCGACGTCGTCAAGAAGACGATCGCGACCTACTACGGCGACCCCGGCACCGGCATCGCGAACAAAGACGATTCGCCGTACATCGACGAGATGGACGGCATCGTCTCACAGCTCGAGAAGAAGCTGCCCGGCTGGCTGCGCGATGCCAAGCGCCATCACAAGACCCCGGCGATAGTGCTCGACACCGACGACACGATGCTGTTCACCTATGACATGGAAGTCGGCGACATGCACTTCGTGTACGACCCGGCGCGGCAGAACGAATGGGTGCAGCAAGAACTGTTCGACACAGCGACCCCCGGTATGACGAGTCTCGTGAAGAAGGCGCAGAAGCTCGGCTTCGCGATCATCGGCATCACCGGGCGCAGCGCCGACCAGAAGGCCGCCTCGATCGACAACGTCAACAGCGTCGGCTACTCGGGGTTCACGAGTGAGAACTACTACACGAAGTGGGCGAGCGGGCAGCAGCCGTCGTACATCACGTGCGCGACCAGCAGCTGCACCACCGTCGAGTTCAAGGCCGGCACCCGCCGGCACCTCGAGAAGGATCTCGGCTACGACGTCGTGCTCAACGTCGGCGACCAGTGGTCCGATCTGCAGGGCGGCTACGCCGACCACATCCAGAAGCTTCCGAACCCGACGTATTACCTGCCGTCGGCCGATCTGCCGGGAGTGCACGAGCCGCAGCTCTCACCGCGCACACACTTCACGATGAAGGCCGATGGATCGAGCGGGCTCACGCAGGGCGGCGAGGGCATCCCGAACATCGACAGCGTGAAGAAGACGATCGCCGCCTACTACGGCGACACCGGCGACGGCATCGCGAACAAAGAGCACTCGCCGTACATCAGCGAGATGCACGCCCTGTTGCGCCGGCAGCTGCCGGCCATCGCGAGCGAATGCCGCACGCTGGCGCGCCGTCATCAGAATCCGGCCATCGTGCTCGACGCCGACGACACCACCCTGTTCACCTATGACATGGAAGTCGGCGACATGCACTTCGTCTACAGCCCTGCCGAGCAGGACATCTGGGTGCAGAACGAGGAGTTCGCCGCGACGCCGGGCATGGTGAGCGCCACCAAGACGCTGCAGAGGGCCGGGTGCACGCTGGTCGGGTTGACCGGCCGCAACGACGACCAGAAGGACGCCACCCTCGGCAACCTGTCGGCGGTGCACTATCGCGGATTCACCTCGGAGAACTACTACACGAAGTGGACGGGCGTGGGCGCGTCGCAGCAACCGTCGTACATCACGTGTGCCACGGCGAAGTGCACCACGATCGAGTACAAGTCGCAGACCCGCGCGCACATTCAGACGCGCGCAGGCGGGCACTTCCACATCGTCGCGAACTTCGGCGACCAATTCAGCGACCTGATCGGCGGGCACGCCGACCGGGCCGTCAAGCTGCCGAACCCGACGTATTACCTGCCCTGA
- a CDS encoding LLM class flavin-dependent oxidoreductase, whose protein sequence is MQRFGTLSFGHYGPLGGGRHLTAGDNLHQAIDLAQQMDELGVDGTYFRVHHFAKQHSSPMPLLAAIAAKTTRIEVGTGVIDMRYENPLYLAEEAAAVDLISDGRLALGVSRGSPESVVRGYEAFGYTGSQDPRGADIAREHFDTFLRAISGEGMADADPASPFGGGVGRQRVEPYSEGLRSHIWWGAGSHDTAAWAGQIGVNLMSSTLLTEDLGMPFDELQASQLQTFHDAWREAGHPGRPRTSVSRSVFPIITAQDRMFFGHSQEHGGVGYIDGMRATFGQTYAAEPDVLIEQLRADAAVQAADTLMLTIPSQLGVEFNLHIAESFATHVAPALGWTPTFEK, encoded by the coding sequence ATGCAGCGCTTCGGAACGCTCTCGTTCGGTCACTACGGCCCGCTCGGCGGCGGCCGTCACTTGACCGCGGGCGACAATCTTCATCAGGCCATCGACCTCGCCCAGCAGATGGACGAGCTCGGGGTCGACGGCACGTATTTCCGTGTGCACCATTTCGCGAAGCAGCACTCCTCGCCGATGCCGCTCCTGGCCGCGATCGCGGCGAAGACCACGCGCATCGAGGTGGGCACCGGCGTCATCGACATGCGCTACGAGAATCCGCTGTACCTGGCTGAAGAGGCTGCCGCCGTCGACCTGATCAGCGACGGCCGACTCGCCCTCGGCGTGAGCCGTGGATCCCCCGAGTCGGTCGTGCGCGGCTACGAGGCGTTCGGCTACACCGGGTCTCAGGACCCGCGCGGCGCGGACATCGCCCGCGAACATTTCGACACGTTCCTGCGGGCGATCTCGGGCGAGGGCATGGCCGATGCCGACCCGGCCAGCCCGTTCGGCGGCGGCGTCGGCCGGCAACGCGTCGAGCCGTACTCCGAGGGGCTGCGCTCGCACATCTGGTGGGGTGCGGGCAGCCACGACACCGCCGCGTGGGCGGGACAGATCGGCGTGAACCTCATGTCGTCGACCCTGCTGACCGAAGACCTCGGAATGCCGTTCGACGAGCTGCAGGCATCGCAGCTGCAGACCTTCCACGACGCCTGGCGCGAGGCCGGGCACCCGGGCCGGCCGCGCACGTCGGTGAGCCGATCGGTGTTTCCGATCATCACCGCGCAGGACCGCATGTTCTTCGGCCACAGCCAGGAGCACGGCGGCGTCGGCTACATCGACGGGATGCGCGCAACGTTCGGGCAGACCTACGCCGCCGAGCCCGATGTGCTCATCGAGCAGTTGAGGGCGGATGCCGCGGTCCAGGCCGCCGACACGCTGATGCTGACGATCCCCTCGCAGCTGGGCGTCGAGTTCAACCTGCACATCGCCGAGTCTTTCGCGACCCACGTGGCGCCCGCGCTGGGCTGGACGCCGACGTTCGAGAAGTAG
- a CDS encoding class I SAM-dependent methyltransferase: MTDTGEPFRARTIAEGFGADADAYDRFRPRYPRVFAERVLEGLPAPARAVDVGIGTGLSSLPFRDAGCRVLGVEVDERMAEVARRRGFEVEVARFEEWDAAARTFDLVIAGQTWHWVDPAAGAAKAHDVLEPGGRIAVFWNAGDPAPEIAAGFAEAYRSVETGLPFTPWSAPQREGYAAFLDAAADGIRASAGFDEPERVRVDWQAVITRDDWLAQVPTSGGHNRIAPEKLDALLAAMGAVIDRAGGEFTMEYATLGVLARRRAADQGR; the protein is encoded by the coding sequence ATGACCGATACCGGCGAGCCGTTCCGTGCCCGCACGATCGCCGAGGGCTTCGGCGCCGACGCTGACGCGTACGACCGATTCCGTCCGCGCTATCCGCGCGTGTTCGCCGAGCGTGTGCTCGAGGGCCTGCCGGCCCCAGCCCGCGCCGTCGATGTCGGAATCGGCACCGGACTGTCGTCGTTGCCGTTCCGTGATGCGGGATGCCGCGTGCTGGGCGTCGAGGTCGACGAGAGGATGGCCGAGGTCGCCCGCCGGCGCGGATTCGAGGTGGAGGTCGCCCGGTTCGAGGAGTGGGATGCCGCGGCTCGCACCTTCGACCTCGTCATCGCCGGCCAGACCTGGCACTGGGTCGACCCCGCCGCCGGCGCCGCGAAGGCGCATGACGTGCTCGAACCTGGTGGCCGGATCGCCGTGTTCTGGAACGCGGGGGATCCCGCTCCCGAGATCGCAGCGGGCTTCGCAGAGGCCTACCGCAGCGTCGAGACCGGCCTGCCCTTCACGCCGTGGTCGGCGCCGCAGCGCGAGGGCTATGCGGCGTTTCTGGATGCCGCCGCCGACGGGATCCGTGCGTCGGCGGGGTTCGATGAGCCCGAGCGCGTGCGCGTCGACTGGCAGGCCGTCATCACGCGTGACGACTGGCTCGCGCAGGTGCCGACCTCGGGCGGGCACAACCGCATAGCGCCGGAGAAGCTCGATGCGCTGCTGGCGGCGATGGGCGCGGTGATCGACCGCGCCGGCGGCGAGTTCACCATGGAGTACGCGACCCTCGGTGTGCTCGCGCGCCGGCGCGCCGCCGATCAGGGCAGGTAA
- a CDS encoding IS110 family transposase, translated as MDLLHPRAAGIDISKRDAKVAIRVQSEGGKVSTQVTTWGSMTGQVLELADFLRSQGVTTVVMEATSDYWKPFYYPMEATGLPVMLVNARQARNIPGRKSDVSDAAWLADLGAHGLLRASFVPAPDIRRLRDLTRARQMLVHDRTRVKQRLEKSLESSGTKLSVVVADLNGVSARRMLDALVAGERDPRSLAALAHPRMRATQDELAAALTGRFTEHDAFMVGQHLTHYDLLTGQIDALTARIEEEIAPFRLARELLTTIPGIAEPTADVIIAETGGDMSIFPTAAHLASWAGVSPGMHESAGKRKSSTTRPGNRYLKEALGNAASSNAKKGSNTYLARRQRRISARRGKMRALVATEHAILTAVWNMLSRGEAFTDLTPPPANTERQKKSHLRALEHLGYKVTLAPAA; from the coding sequence ATGGATCTGTTGCATCCTCGAGCGGCGGGGATCGATATCTCAAAGAGGGATGCCAAGGTAGCCATTCGGGTGCAGTCCGAGGGTGGGAAGGTGTCCACGCAGGTCACGACGTGGGGCTCGATGACGGGTCAGGTCCTCGAACTCGCCGATTTCCTGCGCTCGCAGGGGGTGACCACGGTGGTGATGGAAGCGACCAGTGATTACTGGAAGCCGTTCTACTATCCGATGGAAGCGACCGGGCTGCCAGTGATGCTCGTCAACGCCCGGCAGGCCAGGAACATCCCGGGCCGGAAGTCGGACGTGTCTGATGCGGCATGGCTGGCGGATCTGGGTGCGCACGGGCTGTTGCGGGCCTCGTTCGTGCCCGCGCCGGATATCCGCCGGTTGCGGGACCTGACCCGGGCCCGTCAGATGCTCGTCCATGACCGCACCCGGGTCAAGCAGCGGTTGGAGAAGTCGCTGGAATCGTCCGGCACGAAACTGTCCGTCGTGGTGGCCGATTTGAATGGTGTCTCCGCGCGCCGGATGCTGGACGCGCTCGTGGCCGGGGAACGGGACCCCCGCTCGCTTGCCGCGCTCGCGCACCCGCGCATGAGAGCGACCCAGGACGAGTTGGCCGCCGCGCTTACCGGCAGGTTCACGGAACATGACGCGTTCATGGTCGGCCAGCACCTGACGCACTACGACTTGCTCACCGGTCAGATCGATGCGCTCACGGCGCGTATCGAGGAGGAGATCGCGCCCTTTCGTCTCGCCCGGGAGCTGTTGACCACGATCCCGGGAATCGCGGAACCGACCGCTGATGTGATCATCGCCGAGACCGGCGGGGACATGTCGATCTTCCCGACCGCGGCCCACCTCGCGTCCTGGGCGGGTGTATCGCCCGGGATGCACGAGTCCGCCGGGAAACGGAAATCGAGCACCACCCGGCCCGGGAACCGTTACCTCAAAGAAGCGCTCGGCAACGCAGCCAGCAGCAACGCGAAGAAGGGCTCCAACACGTACCTCGCTCGCCGTCAACGCCGCATCTCCGCGCGCCGCGGGAAAATGCGAGCCCTCGTAGCCACCGAACACGCGATCCTTACCGCGGTATGGAACATGCTCTCCCGCGGCGAAGCATTCACCGATCTGACACCCCCGCCAGCGAATACCGAACGCCAGAAGAAATCGCACCTCCGAGCACTCGAACACCTCGGCTACAAAGTCACCCTCGCACCCGCCGCCTGA
- a CDS encoding DUF1361 domain-containing protein: MIIIAAFAAVVLLNVYAAVLIALRALVYRVPMYRPMLLNIVLSFVPVVVAVLGVVGLLAIGAVGAGADPPSGLGILLWVFLVVGTLAWVLFFPNAIYLITELNFSHRRDDDPVPLWFDIVQTLTLTLSGIANAVLSMGVVESMFTIVVFDASEGIPLASWVFAGVVIVLGAIGVYLGRYLRFNSWDVRHPFGMLRKLRTHFAQRGKALEAFGFVLTHAVLIALVYVPIYLLAYQALRVG; encoded by the coding sequence GTGATCATCATCGCGGCGTTTGCAGCCGTCGTGCTCCTCAACGTCTACGCCGCGGTGCTGATCGCGCTGCGCGCACTCGTGTACCGGGTGCCGATGTACCGGCCGATGCTGCTGAACATCGTGCTGTCGTTCGTGCCCGTCGTGGTCGCCGTGCTCGGGGTGGTCGGCCTGCTCGCGATCGGTGCGGTCGGTGCAGGGGCCGACCCGCCGTCGGGACTGGGCATCCTGCTCTGGGTGTTCCTGGTGGTCGGCACTCTGGCGTGGGTGCTGTTCTTTCCGAACGCCATCTATCTCATCACGGAGCTCAACTTCAGTCATCGGCGCGACGACGACCCGGTGCCGCTCTGGTTCGACATCGTGCAGACGCTCACGCTGACGCTGTCGGGCATCGCCAATGCGGTGCTGAGCATGGGTGTGGTCGAGTCGATGTTCACGATCGTGGTGTTCGACGCGTCCGAGGGCATTCCGCTGGCGAGCTGGGTGTTCGCCGGCGTGGTGATAGTGCTGGGTGCCATCGGCGTCTATCTGGGACGGTACCTGCGGTTCAACAGTTGGGACGTGCGGCATCCGTTCGGGATGCTGCGCAAGCTGCGCACGCACTTCGCCCAGCGAGGCAAGGCGCTCGAGGCATTCGGCTTCGTGCTCACGCACGCGGTGCTGATAGCGCTCGTCTACGTGCCGATCTACCTGCTCGCGTATCAGGCGCTGCGGGTGGGGTGA
- a CDS encoding IS110 family transposase, producing the protein MDLLHPRAAGIDISKRDAKVAIRVQSEGGKVSTQVTTWGSMTGQVLELADFLRSQGVTTVVMEATSDYWKPFYYPMEATGLPVMLVNARQARNIPGRKSDVSDAAWLADLGAHGLLRASFVPAPDIRRLRDLTRARQMLVHDRTRVKQRLEKSLESSGTKLSVVVADLNGVSARRMLDALVAGERDPRSLAALAHPRMRATQDELAAALTGRFTEHDAFMVGQHLTHYDLLTGQIDALTARIEEEIAPFRLARELLTTIPGIAEPTADVIIAETGGDMSIFPTAAHLASWAGVSPGMHESAGKRKSSTTRPGNRYLKEALGNAASSNAKKGSNTYLARRQRRISARRGKMRALVATEHAILNAVWNMLSRGEAFTDLTPPPANTERQKKSHLRALEHLGYKVTLAPAA; encoded by the coding sequence ATGGATCTGTTGCATCCTCGAGCGGCGGGGATCGATATCTCAAAGAGGGATGCCAAGGTAGCCATTCGGGTGCAGTCCGAGGGTGGGAAGGTGTCCACGCAGGTCACGACGTGGGGCTCGATGACGGGTCAGGTCCTCGAACTCGCCGATTTCCTGCGCTCGCAGGGGGTGACCACGGTGGTGATGGAAGCGACCAGTGATTACTGGAAGCCGTTCTACTATCCGATGGAAGCGACCGGGCTGCCAGTGATGCTCGTCAACGCCCGGCAGGCCAGGAACATCCCGGGCCGGAAGTCGGACGTGTCTGATGCGGCATGGCTGGCGGATCTGGGTGCGCACGGGCTGTTGCGGGCCTCGTTCGTGCCCGCGCCGGATATCCGCCGGTTGCGGGACCTGACCCGGGCCCGTCAGATGCTCGTCCATGACCGCACCCGGGTCAAGCAGCGGTTGGAGAAGTCGCTGGAATCGTCCGGCACGAAACTGTCCGTCGTGGTGGCCGATTTGAATGGTGTCTCCGCGCGCCGGATGCTGGACGCGCTCGTGGCCGGGGAACGGGACCCCCGCTCGCTTGCCGCGCTCGCGCACCCGCGCATGAGAGCGACCCAGGACGAGTTGGCCGCCGCGCTTACCGGCAGGTTCACGGAACATGACGCGTTCATGGTCGGCCAGCACCTGACGCACTACGACTTGCTCACCGGTCAGATCGATGCGCTCACGGCGCGTATCGAGGAGGAGATCGCGCCCTTTCGTCTCGCCCGGGAGCTGTTGACCACGATCCCGGGAATCGCGGAACCGACCGCTGATGTGATCATCGCCGAGACCGGCGGGGACATGTCGATCTTCCCGACCGCGGCCCACCTCGCGTCCTGGGCGGGTGTATCGCCCGGGATGCACGAGTCCGCCGGGAAACGGAAATCGAGCACCACCCGGCCCGGGAACCGTTACCTCAAAGAAGCGCTCGGCAACGCAGCCAGCAGCAACGCGAAGAAGGGCTCCAACACGTACCTCGCCCGCCGTCAACGCCGCATCTCCGCGCGCCGCGGGAAAATGCGAGCCCTCGTAGCCACCGAACACGCGATCCTTAACGCGGTATGGAACATGCTCTCCCGCGGCGAAGCATTCACCGATCTGACACCCCCGCCAGCGAATACCGAACGCCAGAAGAAATCGCACCTCCGAGCACTCGAACACCTCGGCTACAAAGTCACCCTCGCACCCGCCGCCTGA
- a CDS encoding GNAT family N-acetyltransferase, translating into MSASHYEVSADPARLDRDWIWRMLSTEAYWGLQRARADVDLQIDRAWRVVGAYDQTTGAQVGFARSVSDGVAFAYLADVIVDPGHRGAAIGKRMLRLMIDEGPGAEFRWTLFTRDAHGLYEKFGFAEPDETAMVRPARR; encoded by the coding sequence GTGAGCGCATCGCACTATGAGGTCAGTGCCGACCCGGCACGGCTCGACCGCGACTGGATCTGGCGGATGCTCTCGACCGAGGCGTACTGGGGGCTCCAGCGCGCCCGCGCCGATGTCGACCTGCAGATCGATCGCGCGTGGCGCGTGGTCGGCGCGTACGACCAGACCACCGGGGCCCAGGTGGGCTTCGCCCGGTCGGTGTCCGACGGTGTGGCCTTCGCCTACCTCGCCGACGTGATCGTCGACCCCGGGCATCGTGGCGCCGCGATCGGCAAGCGGATGCTGCGTCTCATGATCGACGAAGGTCCGGGCGCCGAATTCCGCTGGACCCTGTTCACGCGGGACGCGCACGGGCTGTACGAGAAGTTCGGCTTCGCCGAGCCCGACGAGACGGCAATGGTCCGCCCGGCTCGACGCTGA